The Rhodoferax sediminis genome has a segment encoding these proteins:
- the wecB gene encoding non-hydrolyzing UDP-N-acetylglucosamine 2-epimerase: protein MSNQAIMEAPVAGLGPVICIVGARPNFMKMAPILRAMAAHIPPMPVLLVHTGQHYDKDMNDRLFEDLRLPRPDANLEVGSGTHAIQTAEVMRRFEPVVDAHKPSCVAVVGDVNSTLACALVAVKKGVPVVHIEAGLRSYDRAMPEEINRILTDQISARLYTTERTAEDNLVREGIPPERVCFAGNVMIDSVVFGRANARSATETLRACDINPLVLSHPMGYGVVTLHRPSNVDKPETLRALLGVLAEVAASLPLVFALHPRTRSNIDRFGLEDLVDPARMVLLPPQGYLEMLGLMAGAAMVLTDSGGLQEETTALGVPCLTLRENTERPITVEQGTNLLVGRNRAAILGAVQEILAGRGKRGRLPEFWDGHAAERIAADLYQWLMSSQSGIALKSLAT, encoded by the coding sequence ATGAGCAATCAGGCGATCATGGAAGCACCAGTCGCGGGTTTGGGTCCGGTCATTTGCATAGTAGGTGCGCGGCCCAACTTCATGAAAATGGCGCCCATTCTCAGGGCGATGGCGGCACACATTCCGCCTATGCCGGTATTGCTGGTACACACTGGACAGCATTACGACAAAGACATGAACGACCGCCTGTTTGAGGACCTGCGCCTGCCGCGGCCGGATGCCAATCTTGAAGTGGGGTCCGGCACGCATGCCATCCAGACAGCAGAAGTTATGCGCCGGTTCGAGCCAGTTGTCGATGCGCACAAGCCTTCCTGCGTCGCGGTGGTTGGCGATGTCAACTCGACGCTGGCCTGCGCCCTGGTTGCGGTCAAAAAAGGCGTGCCCGTGGTGCACATTGAAGCCGGCCTGCGCAGCTACGACCGGGCCATGCCGGAAGAAATCAACCGCATCCTCACAGACCAGATCTCTGCCCGGCTGTATACCACAGAACGCACTGCTGAAGATAACCTGGTGCGAGAGGGTATACCGCCTGAGCGCGTTTGCTTTGCGGGGAACGTCATGATTGATTCGGTGGTTTTTGGCCGGGCAAACGCCCGCAGCGCGACGGAAACTTTGCGCGCCTGCGACATCAATCCCCTGGTGTTGAGCCATCCAATGGGCTATGGCGTGGTCACCCTGCACCGCCCTTCCAATGTCGACAAACCTGAAACCCTGCGCGCCCTGCTGGGGGTTTTGGCCGAAGTTGCCGCCAGCCTGCCGTTGGTGTTTGCCCTGCATCCCCGCACCCGCAGCAACATTGACCGTTTCGGTCTGGAGGACCTGGTTGATCCTGCGCGCATGGTGTTGCTGCCACCGCAAGGGTACCTTGAGATGCTGGGGTTAATGGCTGGCGCCGCCATGGTACTCACCGACTCGGGTGGCCTGCAGGAAGAAACCACGGCGCTAGGCGTACCTTGCCTGACTCTGCGAGAAAACACCGAGCGCCCTATCACCGTGGAGCAAGGCACCAACCTCCTCGTAGGCCGCAACCGGGCTGCCATTCTTGGCGCGGTACAGGAAATTTTGGCCGGACGGGGCAAGCGTGGCCGCCTGCCTGAATTCTGGGATGGCCACGCCGCCGAACGTATTGCGGCAGATCTGTACCAATGGTTGATGTCCAGTCAATCTGGAATAGCCCTGAAATCGCTTGCCACATAG
- a CDS encoding XrtA/PEP-CTERM system-associated ATPase: MYEAFYGLSSKPFQLNPDPSFYFGSKQHRRAKAYLEYGVQRNEGFIVITGEVGAGKTTIVRGLFASLDPHKVVAANLVTTQLDAEDTLRMVAAAFGVRVKDASKAEVLMALEAYLLHQTSQGKRCLLIVDEAQNLTARAVEELRMLSNFQFGQQALLQTFLVGQPEFRTILQSPTMQQLRQRVTATCHIGPLLSDETQGYIEHRLKCAGATGRPTFDSAAFEAIFKASGGIPRRINLICDRLLLFGFLNNKTSFELQDVNNVASEIHDESATHSHKAPGERPARENPGSQGLTAAGPIDVDLAKLQLTPGLAGSISSQIDALGVEQYDGRLRRLELSVVRLERINLEILSMLQKLVAAVRKPSQEGHP; encoded by the coding sequence ATGTATGAAGCCTTTTACGGATTAAGCAGCAAGCCTTTTCAGCTCAACCCTGATCCGAGTTTTTATTTCGGCAGCAAACAACACCGGCGAGCCAAGGCCTACCTCGAGTACGGCGTGCAACGAAATGAAGGTTTCATTGTCATCACCGGTGAGGTTGGAGCCGGCAAGACCACCATTGTGCGTGGCCTGTTCGCCAGCCTGGACCCGCACAAAGTCGTAGCCGCCAACCTTGTTACTACGCAGCTAGATGCCGAAGACACCTTGCGCATGGTGGCTGCTGCGTTTGGTGTGCGGGTTAAAGATGCCTCGAAGGCCGAAGTGTTGATGGCACTGGAGGCTTATCTGCTCCACCAGACAAGCCAGGGCAAACGCTGCTTGCTGATCGTTGACGAGGCGCAAAACCTCACCGCCCGGGCGGTGGAAGAGTTGCGCATGCTGTCGAACTTCCAGTTTGGCCAACAAGCATTGCTGCAGACGTTTCTGGTGGGGCAGCCTGAATTCCGTACCATTTTGCAAAGCCCCACCATGCAACAACTCAGGCAGCGCGTTACCGCGACCTGCCACATCGGGCCGTTGCTTTCGGATGAGACACAGGGCTATATTGAGCATCGGTTGAAATGCGCAGGCGCGACGGGGCGCCCAACCTTCGACTCAGCCGCTTTCGAGGCAATTTTCAAAGCCTCCGGGGGTATTCCCCGGCGTATCAATCTGATTTGTGATCGCTTATTGTTATTTGGCTTTCTGAATAACAAAACCAGCTTCGAGCTCCAGGATGTGAATAACGTCGCGAGCGAAATTCACGACGAATCGGCGACGCACTCCCATAAGGCACCGGGGGAAAGGCCGGCGCGGGAAAATCCAGGTAGTCAAGGCCTGACAGCAGCCGGACCAATTGATGTTGATCTCGCCAAGTTGCAGCTCACTCCCGGCTTGGCAGGTTCCATCTCCAGTCAGATTGACGCCTTGGGTGTTGAACAATATGACGGCCGCTTACGGCGCCTTGAGCTTAGCGTGGTTCGCCTGGAGCGGATCAATCTCGAAATCCTCTCCATGCTGCAAAAGCTTGTCGCAGCGGTCAGAAAACCCAGCCAAGAGGGGCATCCATGA
- a CDS encoding TIGR03016 family PEP-CTERM system-associated outer membrane protein, which translates to MTAQSVPLAVGLVMASTAAYAQESGSDSGPIRTLSIVPRVSITETLTNNVGLSSVDPQSDLVSEISPGIRIDSQGRRLKGYLDYSLDKITYAQNSSSNQYQRALNAAGTLEAIDNWAYIDFSGSISRQAISAFGTPSISNTSINTNQTEVSSYRISPYVRGRLGDLASYEARYSRAITNSDAGGFGNVSSTEGSAKISGDSAIRGLGWMADASQQKFDYSASLPVQADRFTVGPSYTVTPQLRVSANVGRERNNYTTADMQSYGNSGFAVNWTPSELTTLSASLEHRSFGSSHNLSFEHRTGRTAWKFTDSKDILQTPNQLGVVSLGSIYDLLYGQFASIEPNPAARAQLVNAFLQANGLSPNATAVSSVLTSAVSLQHSQNLSFALLGVRDTITFMATRIESSPIDTSSTVSNALTNSLFFNQRGLSVNYTHRLTPDYSLGILASQQNTSGLSSVQGTKLRLLNLNVTGRVGKQTTASVGVRRAVSSGGAPYTETAAFGTLIMQF; encoded by the coding sequence ATGACGGCCCAATCGGTGCCGCTGGCCGTTGGGTTGGTAATGGCGTCCACTGCAGCATATGCTCAGGAGTCCGGCTCTGACTCGGGCCCGATCCGGACGCTGTCCATTGTGCCTCGTGTCTCGATTACCGAAACCCTGACAAACAACGTGGGCCTGAGCAGCGTCGATCCGCAGTCTGATCTGGTCTCCGAGATCAGCCCTGGAATCCGCATCGACAGTCAGGGCCGTCGACTCAAGGGCTATCTGGACTACTCCCTGGACAAGATTACATATGCCCAGAACTCATCGTCCAACCAGTATCAACGCGCGCTCAATGCGGCTGGCACGCTGGAGGCGATTGATAACTGGGCCTATATTGATTTCAGTGGCTCCATTTCGCGACAGGCCATCTCGGCTTTTGGCACCCCGTCAATCAGCAACACATCCATCAATACCAATCAAACCGAGGTTTCCAGCTATCGAATATCACCCTATGTACGCGGCCGGCTGGGCGATCTGGCCAGCTATGAGGCTCGTTACAGTCGGGCAATCACCAACAGCGATGCCGGTGGATTTGGAAATGTGAGTTCGACCGAAGGCTCTGCCAAAATCAGCGGCGATAGCGCTATCCGCGGTCTGGGCTGGATGGCAGATGCCAGCCAGCAAAAATTTGATTACAGCGCCAGCCTCCCCGTTCAAGCTGATCGTTTTACTGTTGGCCCCTCTTACACGGTCACGCCCCAATTGCGTGTGTCTGCCAACGTCGGGCGGGAACGCAATAACTACACCACTGCCGACATGCAAAGCTACGGCAACAGCGGTTTCGCGGTGAACTGGACACCGTCCGAGTTGACCACATTGTCAGCATCCCTGGAACATCGTTCATTCGGAAGTTCGCACAACCTGAGTTTTGAGCACCGGACGGGACGCACCGCGTGGAAGTTCACCGATTCAAAAGACATTCTACAAACGCCCAACCAGCTTGGAGTTGTAAGCCTTGGATCCATTTACGACCTCCTGTATGGCCAGTTTGCATCCATCGAGCCCAACCCGGCAGCGCGCGCACAGTTGGTCAATGCATTTTTGCAAGCCAATGGGCTAAGTCCGAATGCCACTGCGGTCAGTAGCGTTTTGACGTCAGCGGTTTCCCTGCAACACAGCCAAAACCTGTCATTTGCGCTGCTGGGTGTGCGAGACACCATCACGTTTATGGCCACACGAATCGAAAGCAGCCCAATCGATACGTCATCGACGGTCTCCAACGCCCTCACTAATTCCCTCTTCTTTAACCAGCGCGGCCTCAGCGTCAATTACACGCATCGTTTAACGCCCGATTACTCGCTGGGTATTCTTGCGTCGCAGCAAAACACCTCCGGGCTGTCAAGCGTTCAAGGCACAAAATTGCGACTGCTCAATCTCAATGTCACTGGCAGAGTGGGCAAGCAAACCACAGCCTCCGTCGGAGTTCGCCGCGCCGTTTCTAGCGGCGGCGCGCCTTACACTGAAACCGCGGCCTTCGGCACTTTGATCATGCAGTTTTGA
- a CDS encoding XrtA-associated tyrosine autokinase, with the protein MSSLIEQAAERLEQLRQAGAEMPARPEVAQAIDAAPRPVSEVQPALLSRRVDIDLEALAAAGIVSPHAPRSQIADQFRVIKRPLINNAMGKGASVIAHGNLIMVTSALAGEGKTFTAINLAMSMATELDYTVMLVDADVARPSVMKVLGLSEGPGLLDLVLGESSDMSGMLLKTNIDKLTILPAGTPHARATELLASDAMIRLLDEMANRYPDRIIIFDSPPLLLTTEARALASHMGQVVVVVQAGRTLQSEVRHALATIEACPVKLMLLNQARAVSREGYEYGYGYGYGSGMSSSRPDYSRRQPKP; encoded by the coding sequence ATGAGTAGTTTGATTGAACAGGCCGCAGAACGTCTGGAGCAGCTTCGCCAGGCGGGCGCTGAAATGCCTGCAAGGCCTGAAGTGGCTCAAGCGATTGACGCAGCCCCGAGACCTGTGAGCGAGGTCCAGCCCGCCCTTCTGTCCCGACGTGTTGACATTGATCTGGAGGCACTCGCCGCAGCGGGCATCGTCAGTCCCCACGCGCCACGATCCCAAATTGCGGATCAATTCCGGGTGATCAAACGTCCGCTGATCAATAACGCCATGGGTAAAGGCGCATCTGTCATTGCCCACGGCAACCTGATCATGGTCACCAGTGCATTGGCTGGTGAAGGCAAGACTTTTACGGCCATCAATCTGGCGATGAGCATGGCCACCGAACTGGATTACACGGTCATGCTGGTGGATGCTGACGTGGCGCGGCCCTCCGTGATGAAAGTACTGGGGCTGTCAGAAGGTCCCGGTTTGCTCGACCTGGTGCTGGGTGAGTCCAGCGACATGTCGGGCATGCTGCTGAAAACAAACATCGATAAGCTGACCATCCTGCCTGCTGGAACGCCGCACGCCCGCGCCACTGAACTGCTGGCCAGCGATGCAATGATCCGGCTACTCGATGAAATGGCGAATCGCTACCCTGACCGCATCATCATTTTTGATTCACCACCGCTTCTTCTCACAACTGAGGCGCGAGCGCTGGCTTCTCATATGGGTCAGGTGGTGGTGGTGGTACAGGCTGGAAGAACCTTGCAGTCAGAGGTTCGGCATGCACTGGCCACCATTGAGGCGTGCCCCGTCAAGTTAATGCTGCTAAATCAGGCAAGAGCCGTTTCCCGAGAGGGGTACGAATATGGGTACGGATACGGGTACGGCTCGGGCATGAGCAGCAGCAGACCCGACTATTCTCGACGTCAGCCCAAGCCATGA
- a CDS encoding XrtA system polysaccharide chain length determinant yields the protein MDELIRQVFTAARGMWKYRWLGLLVAWVVTAIGAFVVLSVPDKYEASARIFVDTQSILKPLMSGLAVQPNVEQQVMMLSRTLISRPNVEKLVRMADLDLKTQSKAAQDALIDSLMKNLQINNVGQDNLYVLSYRDTSPEKAKKVVQSLVSIFVESRLGDTRKDSNTAKQFIDEQIKTYLAKLEEAESRLKEFKLRNIELQSADGTDMAGQLSAVSAQLSQARLDLREAENARDAARQQLQAEQAQNADITSRSLLQESAMSIATPELDKRIEAQKHSLDDLLQRFTEQHPDVIAARRLIAELEAEKKKRVDELRKAAMANPAPVSSNSLAYQELNRLLATSEVQVAALRARVAEYEARFSRARNMMKTAPEIEAEYAQLNRNYDINKKHYNDLVARRESASLSGDLDNAAGVADFRLIDPPRASPKPVAPNRLLLLPLALLAALGAGLAVTFIASQLRAVFYDARSLREAVGLPLVGVVSMVMDDSEARQEKSDLKKFLGASGGLVATFVAGMIIFSMMSGRAG from the coding sequence ATGGATGAGTTGATTCGCCAAGTATTTACCGCTGCCAGGGGTATGTGGAAGTATCGCTGGCTGGGCCTGCTGGTTGCGTGGGTGGTCACTGCGATCGGTGCTTTCGTGGTGCTGTCGGTACCTGACAAATATGAGGCATCGGCCCGCATTTTTGTGGACACGCAGTCCATCCTGAAACCCTTGATGTCGGGCCTGGCGGTGCAGCCCAACGTCGAGCAGCAAGTGATGATGCTAAGTCGTACGCTGATCAGCCGTCCCAACGTTGAAAAGCTGGTACGCATGGCCGACCTGGACCTGAAAACCCAGTCCAAGGCCGCACAGGATGCGCTGATTGACAGCCTGATGAAAAACCTTCAAATCAACAATGTCGGCCAGGACAACCTTTATGTGCTGTCGTACCGCGATACCAGCCCCGAGAAGGCAAAGAAGGTGGTCCAGTCACTGGTGTCCATTTTTGTGGAATCACGATTGGGGGACACACGCAAGGACTCCAACACGGCCAAGCAGTTCATCGACGAGCAAATCAAAACCTACCTGGCCAAGCTCGAAGAGGCCGAGTCGCGCCTGAAGGAATTCAAACTCCGCAATATCGAGTTGCAGAGTGCCGACGGTACCGACATGGCCGGCCAGCTCAGTGCCGTGAGCGCTCAATTGAGTCAGGCCCGGCTCGATTTGCGTGAGGCCGAGAACGCGCGTGACGCGGCCAGGCAACAATTGCAGGCAGAACAAGCGCAGAACGCCGATATCACATCGCGCAGCCTGTTACAGGAATCCGCCATGTCAATTGCCACTCCTGAGCTAGACAAGAGAATCGAGGCGCAGAAGCACAGCCTTGATGATCTGTTGCAGCGTTTTACCGAACAGCATCCCGACGTGATCGCAGCCAGGCGACTCATTGCTGAACTGGAAGCTGAAAAGAAAAAGAGGGTAGACGAATTGCGGAAAGCTGCAATGGCGAATCCGGCACCGGTATCCAGCAACAGCCTGGCTTATCAGGAGCTCAACCGTCTGCTGGCCACATCGGAGGTACAGGTTGCTGCCTTGCGAGCCAGAGTGGCGGAATATGAGGCGCGGTTCAGTCGGGCGCGCAACATGATGAAAACAGCGCCGGAAATTGAGGCTGAGTATGCCCAGTTGAACCGTAATTACGACATTAATAAAAAGCACTACAACGATCTTGTGGCCCGAAGGGAGTCGGCCTCCTTATCGGGTGATTTGGACAATGCCGCAGGCGTCGCAGACTTTCGTTTGATTGATCCACCACGCGCCTCTCCCAAACCGGTGGCGCCCAACCGTCTGCTGCTGCTGCCTCTGGCGCTGCTGGCGGCATTGGGTGCCGGGCTTGCAGTCACCTTTATCGCCAGCCAGTTGCGAGCCGTCTTTTACGATGCTCGCTCCTTGAGGGAGGCGGTAGGCTTGCCATTGGTGGGTGTTGTCTCGATGGTCATGGACGACTCGGAGGCACGACAGGAAAAGTCCGATTTAAAGAAGTTCCTGGGCGCTTCAGGCGGGCTGGTTGCAACTTTTGTTGCCGGGATGATCATATTTTCCATGATGTCCGGGCGGGCAGGATGA
- a CDS encoding XrtA/PEP-CTERM system exopolysaccharide export protein — protein MLGALASVLSACAGFSTAFPPAPVDAATPDYNYVVGPGDVLNIIVWRNPELSLSVPVRPDGKISTPLVDELVAQGKTSQEIARDIEKALGKVVRDPVVTVIVTSFVGPYSQQIRVIGEAAKPQTLPYKQHMTVLDVMIAVGGLTDFAAGNSASITRASENNKRYSVRLKDLIKRGDISANVEMKPGDILIIPQGWF, from the coding sequence TTGCTGGGCGCGCTTGCCAGCGTGCTGTCTGCGTGTGCTGGTTTTTCAACCGCTTTTCCGCCCGCACCGGTCGACGCGGCCACCCCGGATTACAACTATGTTGTGGGGCCTGGCGACGTGCTCAATATTATTGTCTGGCGCAATCCCGAGCTTTCCCTCTCGGTTCCGGTCCGCCCGGATGGAAAAATCTCGACCCCATTGGTCGATGAGCTTGTTGCACAAGGCAAAACTTCCCAGGAAATTGCCCGGGACATCGAGAAGGCGCTGGGAAAAGTCGTACGTGACCCCGTCGTTACCGTCATTGTTACCAGTTTTGTGGGCCCGTACAGCCAGCAAATACGGGTAATTGGCGAGGCGGCAAAACCCCAGACGCTGCCTTACAAGCAACACATGACCGTGCTGGACGTCATGATCGCGGTGGGTGGCCTGACCGACTTCGCTGCCGGCAATAGTGCTTCCATTACACGTGCGTCCGAGAACAACAAGCGATATTCAGTACGGCTCAAAGATCTCATCAAGCGCGGCGACATATCTGCCAATGTTGAAATGAAGCCAGGCGACATCCTGATCATTCCGCAAGGGTGGTTTTAA
- a CDS encoding TIR domain-containing protein, with the protein MGQKKDMPTKTLKKSTTKVAPAKVEEKRVYFRQADFPQATLQQAQRIASALVDDFAGDSGSPPDVALSLGISPTSSSWQTLSGASIAYGLTDGGINASVMKLTPLGKKLVAPEAEGEDIVARREAILKPRLLREFFEKYRRAKLPSDVIAVNVLKSLGLPSDRTNLAIEIIKANGTYAGIIRDTPTGPFVNLDSPGVPRPAATLDLSDRSAGADSSNTLPTEEESALSSSAGSPPPTGLPAQQTFDAKGNRVFITHGKQRAIVAQIKELLTFGSFEPVVSVEREATAIPVPEKVFEDMRSCAAGVLHVGAEGKYTDKDGLEHVKLNDNVLIEIGAAMALYGKRMILLVEKGVSLPSNLQGLYRCEFEGDKLDYESTMKLLKTFSQFR; encoded by the coding sequence ATGGGACAAAAGAAGGACATGCCGACGAAGACTTTGAAGAAATCCACTACTAAAGTCGCGCCGGCAAAGGTTGAAGAAAAACGTGTCTATTTTAGGCAGGCCGATTTTCCGCAAGCAACTCTTCAACAGGCGCAGAGGATCGCATCTGCTCTCGTCGATGATTTTGCTGGAGATTCGGGGTCCCCTCCAGACGTTGCGCTCTCCTTGGGGATTAGTCCTACAAGCAGCAGCTGGCAAACGCTGAGCGGCGCCTCAATTGCGTACGGACTAACAGACGGCGGCATCAATGCAAGCGTCATGAAGCTCACTCCGCTTGGCAAAAAACTAGTCGCTCCAGAGGCCGAAGGCGAAGATATCGTCGCTCGCCGTGAAGCGATTCTAAAGCCGCGCCTATTGCGGGAATTCTTCGAGAAGTATCGCCGCGCAAAGCTTCCCAGCGACGTCATCGCCGTAAACGTTCTGAAGTCGCTTGGCCTCCCAAGCGATAGGACGAACCTTGCGATCGAAATAATTAAGGCCAACGGTACTTACGCTGGAATCATTCGCGATACTCCAACCGGGCCATTTGTTAACCTCGACTCCCCGGGCGTACCCAGGCCTGCCGCCACGCTAGACCTCAGTGATCGGTCCGCTGGCGCAGATTCAAGCAACACCTTGCCAACGGAGGAAGAGTCCGCCCTCAGTTCGTCGGCCGGGTCGCCCCCGCCCACAGGCCTCCCAGCCCAACAAACCTTCGACGCCAAAGGTAACCGGGTGTTCATCACTCATGGGAAGCAGCGAGCGATAGTCGCTCAAATAAAGGAGCTTCTGACATTTGGTAGTTTTGAGCCAGTTGTTTCGGTCGAACGCGAGGCCACGGCCATACCCGTTCCCGAAAAGGTTTTCGAAGACATGCGTTCTTGCGCTGCCGGCGTCCTTCACGTGGGAGCCGAAGGAAAGTACACCGACAAGGATGGCCTTGAGCACGTGAAACTCAACGACAACGTCCTGATCGAAATCGGTGCCGCCATGGCGTTATACGGGAAACGGATGATCCTCCTGGTGGAAAAAGGCGTTTCCTTGCCATCAAATCTGCAAGGCCTGTACCGGTGTGAGTTTGAGGGTGACAAGCTCGACTATGAATCGACCATGAAGTTGCTCAAAACCTTCAGCCAGTTCAGGTAG
- a CDS encoding recombinase family protein, which produces MAVALYARVSTTRQADKDLSIPDQLRQMRDWAKRNGYAVVKEYVEPGASATDDRRPEFQRMISDATLKPSPYEAVIVHSLSRFFRDHIASALYERQLKKSSVKLISITQQTSDDPSGEMARSIFSLFDEYQSKETGKHTLRALKENARQGFFNGSKPPFGYKTEEVDLPAAKGKKKRLVIDEAEAPTVRRIFEMYLNGLNGAEMGCLQIAVHLGERGVLRRGAKWTRNRVQQLLADTAYMGDYVFNKQDGQGHQAKPKDEWVTVPIDPVIDRQVFAAVAAKRHDRSPAVTPARVVNTPTLLTGLLRCDSCGAGMTTATGKGGRYQYYKCNTRIGRGAGACCTPAVSMPKMDNLVLAAFADKVLTPERLRDMLREMKQQLKQANSGQDETLRTLKKELVELETGTNRLYEAVEKGLLPMDDMLKVRAQKLKARREAVLIEVAGAKRMKELPVAMLSARQLDAFSTALRARVLDRSAGFSKRYLREFVSEVRFDGKRVVMRGKKAALLAAAAQKEMGTIGVPSSVPNWLLDLGSNQGPTD; this is translated from the coding sequence ATGGCTGTTGCGCTTTACGCTCGCGTGTCCACCACAAGGCAGGCTGACAAGGATTTATCCATCCCGGATCAGCTGCGCCAAATGCGGGATTGGGCTAAACGCAACGGCTATGCCGTCGTCAAGGAGTATGTCGAGCCGGGCGCGTCCGCCACCGATGACCGGCGACCCGAGTTCCAGCGGATGATCTCGGACGCCACGCTCAAGCCCTCGCCCTATGAGGCCGTCATCGTGCACAGCCTGTCGCGGTTCTTTCGCGACCACATCGCTTCTGCTCTTTACGAGCGGCAACTTAAGAAATCAAGTGTCAAGCTAATTTCTATCACGCAACAAACCAGTGATGATCCGTCCGGCGAGATGGCGCGGAGCATCTTCAGTCTGTTCGACGAATACCAGAGCAAGGAAACCGGCAAGCACACGCTGCGGGCCTTGAAAGAGAACGCCCGGCAGGGCTTCTTCAATGGCTCCAAGCCGCCATTTGGCTACAAGACCGAAGAAGTCGACCTGCCAGCGGCCAAGGGCAAGAAAAAGCGCCTTGTGATCGACGAGGCCGAAGCGCCCACGGTGCGGCGCATCTTCGAGATGTACCTCAACGGTTTGAACGGGGCCGAGATGGGCTGCCTGCAAATTGCCGTGCATTTGGGCGAGCGCGGCGTGCTGCGCCGGGGTGCCAAATGGACACGCAACCGGGTGCAGCAGTTGCTGGCCGACACCGCTTACATGGGCGACTACGTGTTCAACAAGCAGGACGGGCAGGGCCATCAAGCCAAGCCGAAGGATGAATGGGTAACGGTGCCAATCGATCCCGTCATTGATAGACAGGTATTTGCGGCGGTCGCCGCCAAGCGTCACGACAGGTCACCGGCCGTCACGCCGGCGCGGGTGGTGAACACGCCAACGCTGCTGACAGGCCTGCTGCGCTGCGATAGCTGCGGCGCTGGCATGACCACGGCCACGGGCAAGGGCGGGCGCTACCAGTACTACAAGTGCAATACCCGCATTGGGCGAGGCGCTGGCGCCTGCTGCACGCCTGCCGTGTCCATGCCCAAGATGGACAACCTCGTCCTGGCTGCGTTCGCCGACAAGGTGCTGACACCTGAGCGCCTGCGCGACATGCTGCGCGAGATGAAGCAACAGCTCAAGCAGGCTAACTCGGGGCAGGACGAGACGCTGCGTACGCTCAAGAAGGAGCTGGTCGAATTGGAAACCGGCACGAACCGGCTTTATGAGGCGGTGGAGAAGGGCTTGCTGCCGATGGATGACATGCTCAAGGTCAGGGCGCAAAAGCTCAAGGCAAGGCGCGAGGCGGTGCTCATCGAGGTGGCGGGCGCCAAGCGCATGAAGGAGCTGCCGGTGGCCATGCTGTCGGCGCGTCAGCTCGATGCGTTCAGCACGGCCTTGCGTGCCCGCGTGCTCGATCGCAGTGCAGGCTTCTCGAAACGCTACTTGCGGGAGTTTGTGAGCGAAGTCCGCTTCGATGGCAAGCGGGTGGTGATGCGCGGCAAAAAGGCGGCTTTGCTGGCAGCGGCTGCACAAAAAGAAATGGGCACCATAGGGGTGCCCAGCTCCGTACCTAATTGGCTCCTCGACCTGGGCTCGAACCAGGGACCTACGGATTAA